In Erigeron canadensis isolate Cc75 chromosome 8, C_canadensis_v1, whole genome shotgun sequence, the DNA window GAGTGTGACATTATATACGAGCACTGTTTCCTACAATTACCAAAGGCGATTAGGGCAAGAATGACGAAACCCGCAGGCCTACTCGCAGGATTCGCCGGAGATCGTGTATGGTGCCTAGGGGAAATAAACCTAGACGTCACTCTGGGAGATTCACCGTTTTGTCGAACGGAAACCCTAGACTTCATTGTGGTATGAGCACCCTCGCCACACAACCTTCTCCTAGGAAGACCAGCAATTGAAAGAATGGAAATGGTACCCTCTACGGTTCACGCCATGGTATTATTCCAAACGAAAATGGGCGTAGGAATGATAAAATCAACCTACGACcatataaaacaagtaaatgAAGTCAAGAAGGCAAGGGAAGAACcggaagaagaggaagaagaacaACACAGCCAAGCCAGCCATACACAAGATAGCGATAAAGAACTTGTCAACCCAGCCTTCCCCGATCAAAAGATAACTATAGGAGGAGGACTATCAGAAAGTTTCAAGAAAAGAATGCAAAAGTTATTATAACAGAATATTGACATTTTCGCATGGGAATATGCGGATATGACAGGAGTACCCAAAACATTAACCCTAGGGGGAATCACATTTATCACGGAGCATAGGTTGAATGAAAGAAAGAACATGGAACCAGTAAGACAAAGGAAGCGAAGCCTGTCAAACGAAAGAGGCGAAGCAACATGCAAAGAAGTAAAGGAACTGGTAAAAGCCGGAATCATAAGAGAAGCCACATATCCTACGTGGATCGCAAACCCAGTAATGGTGAAAAAGTGGGACGGAGGCTGGAGAATGTGCGTAGATTTCACAGACATAAATAAAGCATGCCCGAAAGACTGTTACCCACTACCAAAATAGACTGGAAGGTTGAATCCCTAGCAGATCACAAATGGAAATGCTTCCTAGATGCATATAAAGGGTATCATCAAATACAAATGgcaaaagaagatgaagagaaAACATCTTTCCACATAAGTAGAGGGACGTTCTGTTACATAAGAATGCCATTCGGTTTGAAAAATGCAGGAGTAACCTACCAAAGACTCGTGGACAAAGCCTTCCACAAGCAAATCGGATGCAACTTAGAAGTGTACGTAGACAATATGGTCATCAAAAGCAGAACAGAGGAAGAGCTACTCACAGACATCCAAGAAACCTTCAACACCCTACGGGAAATAAACATGAAACTCAACCCCAAGAAATGTTCATTCGGAATGGAGGCTTGAAATTCCTAGGATACTATGTCATATATAAGGGTATCCAGGCAAATCCATTGAAGGTAAATAAGATACTAGAACTCCGAGCCCCAAATACAGTCAAAGAAGTGCAAAGCCTCAATGGCAAACTTGCAGCACTAAGCCGTTTCCTTTCAAAAGGAGCAGATAGACAACTGCCATTTTTCAAAACGTTAAAAAGGTGCGGGGTAAAGAAAGGATTTGAATGGGACTAAGGAGGCTGATGAAGCATTCGAGCAAATGAAGAAACACATAGCGGAGCTACCCACCTTGACGTCACCTAATAAAGGAGAAACCCTGTTTATATACCTCGCCGCCTCCACAGAATGTGTTAGCGCAATATTGCTCAcagaaatagaaagaaaacaaatgccGATCTATTTCGTGAGTAGGATTCTTCAAGGAGCAGAGATAAATACCCGGAGATGGAGAAACTTGTGCTAGCCCTCGTACACGCAGCAAGAAGATTGTGCAGATACTTTCAAGGCCACCCAATAGTGATACTCTCCGACAAGCCACTAAGGCAGATTTGACAAAACCAGAAAAATCGGGAAGGATGGCAATTTGGGCAATTAAGCTCGGAGCATATGACATCGAGTATAGGGCAAGACACGCAATCAAGGGACAAATACTCGCAGACTTCATAACAGAAATAAAGGAAGAAGGAAATACAACAACCCACTCCACATCATTTGTAGTAACCGGAGAAGTGGATTCTGAAACCTGGGAGTTATACACAGACGGGGCATCAAGTTCAGAAGGATGCGGGGCCGGAATAAGGCTGGTCAGCCAAGACAACCAAGAATACACGTATGCCTTGAAGTTTGAATTCGATACGACAAACAACGAAGCAGAATATGAAGCATTGCTAACAGGACTAAACCTGACTAACAGTATGAAAATCAGAAGCATCAAGGCTTTTGTAGATTCCCAGCTAGTGGCGAACCAGGTGAAGGGAGTGTACGAAGCCAACGGAGAAACTATAAAGCTATACTTGGGGAAAACAAAGGAATTAATTGAGCAATTTGGAAGTTTCAGCATCGAGCACATACAaagaaaccaaaataaaaaagcaGATGCACTTAGCAAACTGGCTTCCCTAATATTCGCACACCTGGGGAAAAAAGTGTTCATAGAAGTCCTCAAAGAAAGATCTATACACGAAAAGAAAGTATACGACTTAGTAAAAGAAGAAAGGAAAAATTGGATGAACCCAATAATAGAATACCTAGTCAGCGGAATACTCCCAGAAGACGAAAACGAAGCAAGAAAAATCAGAATAAAGGCACCGCAATACAAGTTGATGGAAGGCAACCTCTACAAAAAAGCATTCTTAAGCCCTTGGCTCCGCTGCATAGGACCCAAACAAGCAGAGATAATCTTCTTTGAAATTCTTGAAAGAATTTGCGAATTGCACGTAGGACCCAGGTCGGTAGCAACAAAGGCATTACGCCTAGGGTATTTCTGGCCAACCATGCATAGAGACGTAACCACATTGTTACAAAATTGTGAAGCATGCCAGCTACACGCAAACGTCCCCAGGTTACCAAAGAATGACATGACATCAGTAACGTCCGCGGCGCCTTTTCAGAAATGGGGTATCGACATAGTGGTACCACTACCTAAGGCGTCAGGAAAGGTAAAATTCCTAATCGTAGCAATTGATTATTTCAGCAAAGCCAGTAGCCACCATTGATGGGAAGGCAATCGAAAACTTCATTTGGGATTATATAATATACCAATTTCGGCTACCACAAATAATCGTGTCGGATAACTAGAAAACAATTCGCAGAAGGAACATTCCATGATATGTGCAAAAGATTGAGTATAAAACAATCCTTCACATCTATATATCACCCCCAAGGCAATTGGCAAGTCGAAGCAATTAACAAGCAAATTGTAAAAGGAATGGAAAAAAGGCTAGGGCGCACACACAACGGCTGGGTAGACGAGTTACCATTGGTACTCTGGGCACACCGCACAACGCCTAAGCAAAGCAATGGTGAAACCCCATTTTCCCTTGCATTTGGATCAGAAGCTGTCCTACCAGCAGAAATACAGGTTTCCATATGCCGAATGACAAACATTACAGAAGAAAACAATGACACAAAAATGCGTGTCAACCTCGATCTCCTAGAAGAAAGACGAGAAATCGCGTCGATAAGAGAAGCCACATATAAGCAAAGAATCGAGAAATACTGCAACAAAATAGTACATCCAAACAGCTTTAAGGTAGGTGAATTGGTTTTAAGGCTAAACAGTGCAAGTCAGGTGGAGTATCAAGGAAAAATGGGGCCATCCTGGGAAGGACCATACAAGATTGACGCAGTCATTGGAAATGGTGCCTACAAGCTCTCCACCACAGACGACAACCCGTTAGTAGAACATGGAATGCAACAAATCTGCGTAAGTTCTATtgctaaaaaatgaaaaaatatatataatgaataaataaaaataaatattttaaagaagaaaagaaagtcAATCTTCATTCTTTATGAACAAATATACAAATGGTCTACTTGAATCAAAGTGCACTACTTAAATACACAGGCCTGTTACAAGAAACAACAAATCGGTAGGGACGCCTaccaaaatataacaaaaagaaatgaGTACAGAATCCTTCACTACACGATACTTAAAAAACGGCCAAAAACAGCCACCACTATGTGCCAGATGAAGAATCCGGACATAACTTATACACATCGAAATCTTCACTAACAACCTGGTCAACAAGAGATTTGCTGGAATGAGGATTCATCTTGGTCAAATGATGAACGAATGGGATGACATCAGTCAATACTTTCCTATATTTAGCCTGAAGAGAAGTTAACTCGGATTGCAAGACCTGAAGCCGATTTTCTCTCTTTAACATCCCCTCACGGGCAACCTGCAGTTGAAGATCTTTCATATCCAACACACGCTTCAATTCCTGTAGATCGACCGATTTATCATTTTCAACAACTGGTGTCGAGCTCTGATTCACATCACACAAGCGCTGCCTCAAGAGCTTCAGATCTGACTTCAAACGGCGAATCTTTATCATGTCCACATATGAACCGGCACCAATCTTAAATTTTTGGCCCATGGTCTTTATAGaccatgtttacaaaacacacTTCTCTTTTTTCGATAACCCCACTTCATTATGGAAAGgtcaaaataaaaagttagccGCCGACAAGGTATATAAACCAACATATATGTAACACCCatcgtttaaaaataaggatttccaaaaacttttgcctaacggcgttaaaagaagcgggattaactttaaaagtccaaaccagtaaaatctgtttggtttattcattaaatggtgttactagccatatcatcaaaataagtctaaatggaaatccatcggttgcccaacattaaacagccgagtacattatcaatacaagtcattaatatttaaacataaagcaaatgtctaaagcgagcagccactatgggtaatctatagctagcttcaagatcatctacccatgcctcacatcttcacacatctacctgctcactattgttggacctgagggcacaacacatttttaaagagcaagtgttagctaacgaattagctaagtaagataacacagggtttataaaacgtttgtctatttaaaacattatataaaagtcatattaagtcgttaaggcacatatcatcaacatatcatctcacatacatatcatagcatcaacatctttcatattaggatgggtcatcctaaatgtgcctagtcatcttttgcatcatcacatatcacatttgaacatctttataattgtgacaaaagtcacgcatctcatataacatatgcatctcgttaagtgtgacataagtcgcacccgactagatgaaccaccattcagtagtacatcaatgtcgttaaggaatggcaagccaatccaggagtaatccgtatgttcaatgacaatggggttggtaagacctcccgtattactcttcacgttgtaccatgttgcaaggagccacccaagcaaccacatcaacgcacttaaccgggctagggcaagtacgggttaagcttaacactttcacatcaaatttacgagctcgatttcacatcacatatagtttaggtgtttacacaacctaaacaatcatcacatatacatcttttacgtttgggcccttaaacgtgcacgtgtcatggcaacttaataagtctagtgaactagatgaacaagccatgtaatcatgcacatttcacatatcatcatcatacatcacatttcatagcgtttcatttcatatcatcacatcgcatacattgttacatcacgtacatcgtcatatattattgcatatcgtatatcattacaacattgcataacatttatcatcttagatcgtacatcatttcatatcatatcatctattaagcatacataacatctcatagcaatacgtatcattggggtagcatttcaggcttttatatgcatctacatagcccatattacctcccgtataatcccgaatacccataagcaaacaagataccatttgggatgttattatatgaaaaccatcttttgttgaaccctcagtatgtcaaagtagtgtatcttacctcgtagaagcacacaacaaatgataacgtaagttaccgacctttgcaagtattcccgactacctataatcattaaacgacataatgagctaataagtacccactcacttatggtcatgactcacgtctaaatacctataaacatgactcatgacaacgcttgatgcatcggacattcgattaatactttaaagcttacataactcgacgaaactcgggatacactcactaaattaacctttctggaaacttgacattacaatcatctttcaaaaatatttctattagaaagtagactctctcacgattccgtggatatcttatttgtcaaaaacggagttacagttcaaaagttatggccatttgaaaattatgtcgctattgcgtcgcaactaccaagttgTGTCGCAACTAAAGGTCACCGTTTTCtagttgcgccgcagctagtcccggttctgcacaaaactcattgtttaacctccaaaacttaaccaaacacaccccaaacaaccccaaaccttatgaacgacttttgtacctcaaaattcaccattttaagacgataatgatgcaatgaaatcattgattaatccttacttgatttgcatcacataattaaacGTTTTAGGTCAACGAATCAACGTTTAAGACATCAATTGATCATCTAATGACctaaatcagttatggatctgattatatgattgaaataacataaaatcaatgttattatacctgggatacctggagattacaaagagaattcaaaaacttgatcaaaatactctcgaatcaaccaaacgaagatgaaatcgaacaaggaattgattatggcaatgggaaatggttagggctcaaagagaaaaggatattAGAAGCTAAAGACCTGCTCTttgaccctaatcccgtttttgactttcaccctatgtcaaaactcgtccctaagcttccaaacgTCACATTATTAGCCCTAAACACCTATATGAACTATATACAACTCAATAAACACTTTGAACACCTCTAAAGGCATATAACTACATCTTGAACACATTACTATGTCAATCAATAAGACATTCAAGTCTCACACGCATAACACATTAACTACATATAAGCTCTAAATTTAACATGGACGTAACGGACACGTTacgttgacttaacgactcaagtcaaccgttaaataaaaagtttgggatgttacaatatatatatattaaaggtgCACTGTTCAACTTATCTCGAGATGCGGACCACAACATCATCATTATTGAGAAAAAAGACCCTCGTAGATCAACAAATATGCATAATTACCCCTTTTGAGACTACGGGCATGATTAAGTATACACCCAGGAATGTAAGATACTTTTTGAGCAAGAGACTAACAACATAATCTTGTCATATCATATTGTTAgtctggggggcttgatgacatACCCACCTAGACCACCGGTGCCCAGGAGGATGGAGATTACACGCAGGGTACTACACACAGACTGCACCCAGGCTGCACACAGACTTCGTACAGCCTGAGGGAAAGAGGATAAGCACGAAAAGGATATCACCGTATCATTTCCTTAAATAGTGGAGATCGTTACTAAAGATAGCGAGGCAGAAGATGCGTGAGAGGACTCATTCTCAAAAGAAATCGCTATAGAAAGGTGAAAAAAACCCCAAATGGGCATTATCATCACCACGGTAAAAAACCCTAAACACATACAACACCTATCAAATCGGCGTACAAGGGAGGAACACTCCTACCAACGGGGAATCGCTAATAAACCACCTCAAACCATCATACCCCGTCCACGTACTTTACAAACAGGATCAAATTAAACAACTAGTAATATAATTTTCCCCTTTTGTAGATTAATGATTTTATCTACCTTTCGTTTGCAAAAACCTTTAGGCGGTTGTGCCTTTATGTT includes these proteins:
- the LOC122610134 gene encoding uncharacterized protein LOC122610134 → MAIWAIKLGAYDIEYRARHAIKGQILADFITEIKEEGNTTTHSTSFVVTGEVDSETWELYTDGASSSEGCGAGIRLVSQDNQEYTYALKFEFDTTNNEAEYEALLTGLNLTNSMKIRSIKAFVDSQLVANQVKGVYEANGETIKLYLGKTKELIEQFGSFSIEHIQRNQNKKADALSKLASLIFAHLGKKVFIEVLKERSIHEKKVYDLVKEERKNWMNPIIEYLVSGILPEDENEARKIRIKAPQYKLMEGNLYKKAFLSPWLRCIGPKQAEIIFFEILERICELHVGPRSVATKALRLGYFWPTMHRDVTTLLQNCEACQLHANVPRLPKNDMTSVTSAAPFQKWGIDIVVPLPKASGKVKFLIVAIDYFSKASSHH